The Elusimicrobiota bacterium region AGCGGGTGGAAAACATTGTCATCGGTAAATTGCCTGACAACAATAGCGAACATATCCACTTCTTTTGCTTCCAGGAGCGCCTTAGACTTTTCCTGGGAACCTTTTTCGATCGAAGGAAGTAAATAAAATTCTATTTTTGAATAAGTCTTTTTTTCCGTATTATAAAATTTTGCCAGGTATTCTATGCGCTCGTCGGGCACATTAACAACGCCGATTTCTTCCTTGGACTGCTGGTAGCCGTCCCTCTTTATGCCTGTCAAAAGCGAAAACAGGCTTTTTTTGCCTGCATATTCCAATCCGATAATTCCAACTTTCATAATTTACATCCTTTTTTCTTAAATTCGATATTTAATGATAACAAAAACTGCCAGCACAGTCAACACATCTAACATAAAAAAATATTAGTGGCGCGGGCCGATTCTTTTTTTCCAGCGGCCGCTTCTGTAATACCAGTAATGCAGGAGCAAGCCTATAAAGGCGCTGCTGGGAATTGCCAGCCAGAGGCCGATTTCATTAAGAGAAGTATATTTCGAAAGGGCATATGCAAGGAAAAGGCGCACAAATATCATAGTTATGATAGAAAAAATAAGCATTATTGTCGTGTCTCCGGATCCTCTCACAACCCCCTGGAGAATCACGATGCCCGAAAAAAGAAAATAGGAAAAACTGACAATTCTTGTATATTGCACTGTAAGCATAATTACAGCAGGCTCTTTTGTAAAAATAGACGCGATGAAACGCGGAAACCCATAAATTAACGTAAAGAAAAAAACAGCACAAAAAAACGATAAAACAAAAGATAATTTCATTATGCTTTTTACCCTGTCAAATTTCAAGGCGCCCAGGTTTTGGGCTACCATGGAAGAAACGCTGATACCTATTGCCATTACCGGCATAAAGGCAAGATTATCCAGCTGCATTCCTATGCCGTAAGCGGCGGTAACCAGCGTGCCAAACCCGTTAACCAGCGATACCATGAGCACACCTGCCAAACTTATTACAATCATCTGAAGTGAAATGGGAATACCGATAGTAAATATTTTTTTAATTATGGCCCAGTCAATCGTAAAATCCCACTGCCTTATATTCAGTAAAGCATGTTTTCTTAAAACAAGGAAGTAAGAAACAACTATCATTATGGCGTTGGAAATTATCGTGCCTAAAGCGGAACCGGCAACGCCCATTTTCGGAATGGGCCCGGGGCCGATAATAAGAATGGGAACGATAATTATATTCAAAGTGGTAGACACTATTAAAAGGTAAAGCGGCGTTTTTGCATCCCCCAAGCCTCTTAAAACTCCGCTGAACCAGTTATACATGAAAGTAAAAATCAAACCGGACAGAGTAACCGTTAAAAATATATTGGACATGGGTTTGATTTCATCCGGCGTGTTAAGCAGGCTTAATAATGGTTTACTGAAAATTATTCCAAGTGCAGAAATAAAAATGCAAAGAAAGCCCGTGCTGATGAACGAATTTGTAAGTACTTTCGACAAATATTTCATATTCTTAGACCCAAAAGCATGGCCTACAAGAATATTTGTAGCCATAGCAAGGCCTATTATCGCAGATACAAGCAAAAATATCATAGGGACGGTCGTGGAAACCGCGGCAAACGCCTGGTGTCCTATCAGCCTGCCAACCCAGATAGCGTCAACCACGCTGTACATGGCCTGCAATAAATTTGCCAATAGCATTGGTACAGTGAAATAAACAAGTTGTTTTAATATACTTCCTTCAGTAAAGTCTCTCATTAACCCGTCCAATTCAATTTGATTTTTAGGCAACGGCTTCAAGCGTAACTGGCGAATCCATGGAAAATACCGGTTTTAATGCGCTTAAAAAAATATAGCTATTACAAATAGATTTTTGGTAAATTTGTTTTTCATTGAATCTCCCGACATATGTCTATTTTGAGATTGGCTTACCGCATTTCGGGCATTTTAACGAAGAAGGCCTGAACCCGGGCTTTGACGGAACCGGGGTTTGGCACGAACTGCAAATACCTGCTATACCGCTGGTACCTGAATTGCGCGTTTCGGTTTTGTTTCCGCTGTGATAACTTTTGTCGAAACTGTTTTCTTTTCTGGTAGGGTTTTGAGAATTTCTTGCCGGCATAATTTAGTCTCCTTTGTCTATTATATCGTATTCTCCGCTGAAGGGCCAAAAAAACATTATCCTGAATTTTGCATTAGCGCTTTTATCTACAATCCAGCCTTTTAATATTCACATAGCCAGCTGTTTTTTAACTCAGGTAATTTATTCGCGCAATACGCATTAAACGCAATAAAAAACAGCAATAGCTCAGAAATTCTTTTCCTGGTGTGTTATTTATACAATAAACAGAGCAGTAATTCAAGGCAGAAAAACGGTTCTGAAAAACGGTTCACTTTTAATTCTTAACTGACAATCCTTCTGGAATCCTTCTGAAATACTTCTGAAAAACTTGAAAATTCTCAACCAAAATGTTAGAATAAACGGATAATTTCAAAATGGCTGCGTAGCTCAGTGGTAGAGCAGCGGTTTCATAAGCCGCGCGCCGTGGGTTCGATCCCCTCCGCAGCCAAATCATCCTGAGCGTAGCGAAGGATTCTTCCTTAGTGAAAAAAATTCTCTTTATATCCCTTATTTTTTGTTTTGCGCTGCCGGTTTTCCCGGCAGAAAAAATCCAGGTCATTTCCAACGGGGACCTGAAAGGCTTTTATCGCATCAGGGTTTACAACGATATAAAATATTTTTCGCTTAAAGACATTTCCAATGTCTGTTCCGGCGGAATTAACTGGTATAAGATTTCCGGAAAAGTTGTTTTCACCCTAAACACCCACCACATAACATTTTATCTAAAATCAAAAGACGTTTTAATCGATTCAAACAAATATACCTTGCCGTTTCCCACATATATGGTTTCAAGCGATCTTTACATACCCCTGGATTTTTTCCTGAGCATTAAATTCGCTGAAGCTTCCGGCCACAGGGTCGAATATGACCCGGAACAAAATATTCTAAGTTTTGAAAGCGCGGTCAACGTTTACCCGCCCAGAGTATATTCTTTTGAAGGTTTTACCCAGATCAATTTTGAAATGACTGAAAAACTGGCCTACGATATCCAGAAAAAAGCGAAAAATGACTACCAGGTTGTATTTTTCCGCGGCAAAACAGTTACCGACAAACTTTATTTCCAAAACGACCATATAAAAAATATTTCCATTTCTAATGCGCATAACCAGGCTATGTGCAGGTTTAAACTCACCGACGGCAAACTTGAAATAAAACCAAGCTATCTTGAAAATCCTTTGAGGCTTGTCTTAAATATTTCACCGCCCGGAGTTGAAGTGAGCACATCCGGTTCCGAAGGGCTTGCTATTGCGGGAAGCACTGTCCCCGTAGCGGCAGTTGTTATCCCAAAACCTGAAGAAAAGATACAAACCATTCCCGCGGCTGGTATGCCCGCAAAAGCGCTTACAATAGTCGTTGACGCCGGCCACGGCGGAGACGATCCCGGGGCGGTCGGCCCGAACAACTCCAGGGAAAAAGACATAAACCTGGCCATTGCAAAAGGAGTTGCAAAATTACTTTCCCGGGACGGTTATAAAATAATTCTTACCCGCCAGGACGACACTTTTATCCCTCTTGTCGACAGGACACAAATTGCCAACGAAAACAACGCTAATTTTTTCGTCTCCATACATTGCAATTCAAATTCTAAAAAAAAGCAGCAGGGTTTTGAAATATATTTCCTTTCAGAAAACGCCAGTGACCCCGATGCATCCGCTGTTGTGGCGCGGGAAAACGCTGTTGTAAAGCTTGAAGGAAACCCCACGGTAAAAAAGGAAAAAATTCAAACACTCCTTTGGGCTATGGTAATGAATGAATATATGAATGAGTCTTCGGAGCTTTGTTCTTACATTACCGAAGATGTTACGTCCAGGATAAAAATAAATAACCGCGGAATTAAGCAGGCCGGTTTTTATGTTTTAAGGGGCGCGCAAATGCCGGCGGTACTGATTGAATGCGCCTTTTTGTCCAATCCGAAAGAGGAAATTAAATTACGTACGAGAAAATTCCAGAAAGATATGGCCGACTCTATTTACGCGGGCATAAAAAAGTACATATACAAAAAAAATCTTGACCGGTAGGACCGGTGAGAGAGGAAAAATGAAAGTAAACAACCATCTTCCAGTCGGAGTTTTTGATTCGGGTGTAGGCGGCTTGACAGTTGTAAAAGAAATATTTAAACAACTCCCGAATGAATCCCTGGTATATTTCGGGGACACGGCCCGGGTGCCTTATGGCAACAAATCCAAGGAAGTTGTAGAAAAATTTTCACTTCAAATTCTTAATTTTCTACACAAACAAAGAGTCAAATTAATCGTGGTCGCCTGCAATACGGCGTCGGCCTATGCCCTTGAAACAATCAGAAAAAACACAAAACTGCCTGTTCTGGATGTAATAGAACCGGGAGCAAAAAAAGCAGTTGAAATAACCTGCAATGACAAAATCGGGATAATCGGCACTGAGGGAACTATAAAAAGCCAGGCCTATGACAAAGCGGTTAACAGATTTGCGGATATAAGAGACGTAAGGATCTTTTCCCAGGCCTGCCCGCTGTTTGTTCCTCTTGTCGAAGAAGGCTGGGCCGATGATTCGCATAAAAAAATAGTGAAGGATGTTGCTAAAAAGTATCTTACGCCGCTTAAGCGTTTGAAAATAGATTCCCTAATCCTGGGCTGCACCCATTACCCCTGGCTTGAAAATATTATAGCCGAAATAATGGGCAAGAAGGTAAAACTTGTAAGTTCCGCTTATGAAACAGCATGTTCTGTTAAAGAAACTCTTTACGGCGAAGGGATGCTTTCGGAACTTAAAACTGTACAGCATAAATTTTTCTTCAGTGACGCTCCTGAAAAAGCGATTATGTTCGGAAATAAATATTCCGTTAAATATATGGATGCAACTAACGTAAAAAAAATAGATATAGAGGCTTATAGCCCAAAATAAATAAGGAATGTACCCCATAGCCTTCCAAACGGCTAACATGGGGTATGAAAGAGGTACCATGTACAGCGTAACAATTATCACAAGTTTTTCCGGCGCGCACCATTTAAGAAACTATAAAGGCAAATGCGAAAACCTGCACGGGCATAATTGGAAGGTGGAAACGACTGTTTCCGGTACTGCTCTGAATAAAAGCGGGCTGCTCCTTGATTTTACGGATTTGAAAATAATCGTTAACGAGCTGTTGGAAAATTTCGACCACAAGCACCTGAATAAAGTAAAACCATTTGATAAACTCAACCCGACCTCGGAAATAATAGCAAAATACATCCATAATGAAATAAAAAACCGGATCCAGAATGATTATTCAAAGCTGGAATTGTCAAAAATAAGAATTACCGTTTGGGAAAGCGACAGGCAGTGGGCGAGTTATACAGAATGACACTAAATAGATAATTGGATAAAACAAAAAAGATAATTAGATTATGAAAAAAGCAGTTATATTACTTTCCGGAGGGCTGGATTCTGCAACAGCTCTTTACTATGCGAAAGCCGGGGGTTATAAAACACATTGCCTGATTTTTGATTACGGCCAGAAACACAAAAAAGAAATTGAACAGGCAAAAAAAATAGCAAAAATATCCGGTTCGCAATATTCGGTTATAAAATTTCAACTTCCCTGGAAAGGCAGTTCTTTGACAGACAAAACGAAAAAAATTCCCAGTCATAAATTAAATGAAATAGGCAGGCTGGGAATTTTGCCTTCAACCTATGTGCCTGCAAGAAATACAATTTTCCTTTCTTTCGGGCTTTCTCTGGCAGAAACCATAAAGGCCCGGGCAATTTTCATAGGCGCAAACGCCCTTGATTTCAGCGGTTACCCGGATTGCAGGCCGAAATATTTTTCAGCCTGGTCAAACCTCATAAAATCCCTCGGGCTTCGCAGCAGCAAAATTAAAATTGCAGCGCCGCTTATAGCTAAAACAAAAAGTGAAATAGTAAAACTAGGGCTAAAACTCAAAGTCCCTTATTCTCTTACCTGGTCCTGTTATGCCGGCGGTAAAAAACCGTGCGGGAACTGTGACTCCTGCAAACTTAGAGAAAAAGGTTTTAGCGAACTGAAATTAAATGATCCAAGCAATTAAGAATTATTTTATTACCGGAAAAAAAGTCCTTGCTACAATACGTTTTAATTCCCAACCCTATACAGATGAGGTGAAAAAATGGCTGGAGAAACCATGGGAAAAATAACAAAATTGAATTATGATGTAAGAAAAGTTTACGAAGTAACGCCGGAAGCGCTTCAAGCAATTGCTTATGAGTATCCGGGTAAAAAAATCGAGGTAACTACATCCACCGATGAGTTCACCTGCGTATGCCCCTGGAGCGGCCTGCCGGATTTTGCAAAAATCAGCATTACGTATGTACCGGACAAAAAACTTGTTGAATTGAAATCATTGAAAATGTATTTACAGTCCTACAGAAACGCCGGAATTGTGCACGAAAGCGTTGTAAACAGAATACTTGAAGATTTAGTTAAATGCTGTGCCCCGCAGGAAATGACGGTTGAAGCGCTTTTCAATTCCCGCGGCGGAATAATAACAAAAGTAATCGCAGCATATAAAAAATAGAGGGGAAAAAATGTTTAAACGATTTCAACATATTCACATGATAGGCCTAGGCGGGGTAGGGATGTCGGGAATTTCTGAAGTGCTTATAAACCTGGGCTACAAGGTCAGCGGTTCAGATAAGCTCTGTACTGAAACCACAAAACATCTTGAAAAACTGGGCGCAAAAATATTTTATTGCCATAAAGCGGGCAACGTTAAAAATCCTGATGTGGTCGTCACTTCCACTGCGATAGCAAAAAACAATCCCGAAGTTGTTGAAGCCCATAAGCGTAAAATTCCGGTTATCCCCCGCATAGAAATGCTTGCAGAGATTGCGCGTTTGAAATATACTGTAGCTGTTGCCGGAACCCATGGAAAAACTACTACAACCTCTATGACCTCCCTGGTTCTGCAGTACGGCGGGCTGGACCCCACTGTTGTAATAGGCGGGCGCGTAAAAAATTTCGGATCTTTAGGAGCTAAATTAGGCAAGGGTGATTTTTTAGTAGCAGAAGCTGACGAAAGCGATGGTTCATTCCTTAAACTTTCACCAACGATTACAATTGTCACAAATATTGACGACGATCACCTCGATTATTATAAAACTTTTGAAAACTTGAAAGAAGCTTTTATTAAGCATATAAACAGCATCCCCTTTTACGGATTTGCCATATTATGCGTTAATGACCCCGTTGTCAAATCAATTTTAAACAGAGTAACAAGAAAGTATTTTACTTACGGCCTTGTTCCCCAGGGAACAAATGTGGACGCTGATTTTACTGCAAAAAATATAAAATTAGGGCCCCAGGGCAGCATTTTTGATGTTTATAGCAACAAAAAATTAGTCGGAAATTTCGCTCTAAACGCTTCCGGCGCGCACAATGTCCAAAATGCGCTCTCTTCAATTTGCTGCGGGCTGGAACTGGGAATATCTATCCAGAAAATAAAAAATGCGCTGAAAGATTTTGGCGGCGTAGGCAGGCGCCTGGAAATAAAGGGAAGAATCGGCCTGGCAGGCGAAAAAGAAGAAATTATATTTATAGATGATTACGGGCATCACCCTACGGAAATACTTGCTACGTTAAAAGCCCTGAAAAACAGTTACCCTTCAAAAAGAGTAGCTGCCATCTTCCAGCCGCATAGATATTCGCGCACAAAAATACTTTATAAAAAGTTTGGAAAAGTATTTGGTAACGCGGATCTTGTCCGGCTGTGCGAAATTTACCCGGCCGGCGAGAAACCCTTACCCGGTGTTTCTGCCAAATTAATTTTAAATGAAGTAAAAAAACACCATAAAAATATTCAACTGTTCAATTTTGACAGTTTTGTTAAAGAAATCAGGCCCGGAGATGTAGTATTGACCCTTGGAGCAGGGGACGTCTGGAAATTAAACGGAAAAATCCAGGAATGCGCAAAAAAGTGAACTAGTGAAACTGAAAATAAAACAGGAATTTTCTGGCCGGGGTTTTGAAATAAAATTTGATGAACCCCTTGCGAAACATACAACATTCCGCACTGGCGGGCCCGCGGCGGCTTACCTGGAGGCAAAATCTGTTGAAAATATTGCCGATGCTTTGGCTATTTCAAAAACTAATTCATTTCCTGTTTTTTTTATCGGCGCCGGTTCAAATGTTCTTTTTAGCGATAGCGGTTTTGACGGCATTGTTATCAGGTTAAAAGATAAGTTCGGCGGACTGGAATTTATCGAACAGGCAAATAATATTTTAGTAAAAGCCGGGGCAGGCGTTACATTGCCATTGCTGGTTAAAAAATGCGCGGATTCAGGCGCCTCCGGCCTGGAAGCGCTTGCAGGCGTTCCGGGTACCGTAGGAGGCGCTCTTGTAATGAACGCAGGGACCCGCAGCGGCACTATTTCGGACAAACTTGTAAAAGTTACTATCGTAAACTCAACCGGAGCTTTAGTTGACTTGAAAAAAGAAGAGGTTGTTTTTGATTACAGGCATTCAAGCCTTGAAGGACAGATCATACTGTTTGCGGAATTTCTTTTAGCTAAAACACCAAAAGAAGCTATCGTCAAACGAATTACTGAAAATATGATTAAGCGCTCCGAGACTCAGCCTTTGGGCAC contains the following coding sequences:
- the queF gene encoding preQ(1) synthase, whose translation is MGKITKLNYDVRKVYEVTPEALQAIAYEYPGKKIEVTTSTDEFTCVCPWSGLPDFAKISITYVPDKKLVELKSLKMYLQSYRNAGIVHESVVNRILEDLVKCCAPQEMTVEALFNSRGGIITKVIAAYKK
- the murB gene encoding UDP-N-acetylmuramate dehydrogenase, with the protein product MKLKIKQEFSGRGFEIKFDEPLAKHTTFRTGGPAAAYLEAKSVENIADALAISKTNSFPVFFIGAGSNVLFSDSGFDGIVIRLKDKFGGLEFIEQANNILVKAGAGVTLPLLVKKCADSGASGLEALAGVPGTVGGALVMNAGTRSGTISDKLVKVTIVNSTGALVDLKKEEVVFDYRHSSLEGQIILFAEFLLAKTPKEAIVKRITENMIKRSETQPLGTLNAGSIFKNPKNKQAGRIIEDCGLKGFKIGGAQISQKHANFIINTGNAKSSDILQIIDTIKTKVKEKFGIELETEIKIV
- a CDS encoding N-acetylmuramoyl-L-alanine amidase, producing the protein MKKILFISLIFCFALPVFPAEKIQVISNGDLKGFYRIRVYNDIKYFSLKDISNVCSGGINWYKISGKVVFTLNTHHITFYLKSKDVLIDSNKYTLPFPTYMVSSDLYIPLDFFLSIKFAEASGHRVEYDPEQNILSFESAVNVYPPRVYSFEGFTQINFEMTEKLAYDIQKKAKNDYQVVFFRGKTVTDKLYFQNDHIKNISISNAHNQAMCRFKLTDGKLEIKPSYLENPLRLVLNISPPGVEVSTSGSEGLAIAGSTVPVAAVVIPKPEEKIQTIPAAGMPAKALTIVVDAGHGGDDPGAVGPNNSREKDINLAIAKGVAKLLSRDGYKIILTRQDDTFIPLVDRTQIANENNANFFVSIHCNSNSKKKQQGFEIYFLSENASDPDASAVVARENAVVKLEGNPTVKKEKIQTLLWAMVMNEYMNESSELCSYITEDVTSRIKINNRGIKQAGFYVLRGAQMPAVLIECAFLSNPKEEIKLRTRKFQKDMADSIYAGIKKYIYKKNLDR
- a CDS encoding MATE family efflux transporter → MRDFTEGSILKQLVYFTVPMLLANLLQAMYSVVDAIWVGRLIGHQAFAAVSTTVPMIFLLVSAIIGLAMATNILVGHAFGSKNMKYLSKVLTNSFISTGFLCIFISALGIIFSKPLLSLLNTPDEIKPMSNIFLTVTLSGLIFTFMYNWFSGVLRGLGDAKTPLYLLIVSTTLNIIIVPILIIGPGPIPKMGVAGSALGTIISNAIMIVVSYFLVLRKHALLNIRQWDFTIDWAIIKKIFTIGIPISLQMIVISLAGVLMVSLVNGFGTLVTAAYGIGMQLDNLAFMPVMAIGISVSSMVAQNLGALKFDRVKSIMKLSFVLSFFCAVFFFTLIYGFPRFIASIFTKEPAVIMLTVQYTRIVSFSYFLFSGIVILQGVVRGSGDTTIMLIFSIITMIFVRLFLAYALSKYTSLNEIGLWLAIPSSAFIGLLLHYWYYRSGRWKKRIGPRH
- the murI gene encoding glutamate racemase, whose amino-acid sequence is MKVNNHLPVGVFDSGVGGLTVVKEIFKQLPNESLVYFGDTARVPYGNKSKEVVEKFSLQILNFLHKQRVKLIVVACNTASAYALETIRKNTKLPVLDVIEPGAKKAVEITCNDKIGIIGTEGTIKSQAYDKAVNRFADIRDVRIFSQACPLFVPLVEEGWADDSHKKIVKDVAKKYLTPLKRLKIDSLILGCTHYPWLENIIAEIMGKKVKLVSSAYETACSVKETLYGEGMLSELKTVQHKFFFSDAPEKAIMFGNKYSVKYMDATNVKKIDIEAYSPK
- the queC gene encoding 7-cyano-7-deazaguanine synthase QueC, which produces MKKAVILLSGGLDSATALYYAKAGGYKTHCLIFDYGQKHKKEIEQAKKIAKISGSQYSVIKFQLPWKGSSLTDKTKKIPSHKLNEIGRLGILPSTYVPARNTIFLSFGLSLAETIKARAIFIGANALDFSGYPDCRPKYFSAWSNLIKSLGLRSSKIKIAAPLIAKTKSEIVKLGLKLKVPYSLTWSCYAGGKKPCGNCDSCKLREKGFSELKLNDPSN
- the queD gene encoding 6-carboxytetrahydropterin synthase QueD; the protein is MYSVTIITSFSGAHHLRNYKGKCENLHGHNWKVETTVSGTALNKSGLLLDFTDLKIIVNELLENFDHKHLNKVKPFDKLNPTSEIIAKYIHNEIKNRIQNDYSKLELSKIRITVWESDRQWASYTE
- a CDS encoding UDP-N-acetylmuramate--L-alanine ligase; translated protein: MFKRFQHIHMIGLGGVGMSGISEVLINLGYKVSGSDKLCTETTKHLEKLGAKIFYCHKAGNVKNPDVVVTSTAIAKNNPEVVEAHKRKIPVIPRIEMLAEIARLKYTVAVAGTHGKTTTTSMTSLVLQYGGLDPTVVIGGRVKNFGSLGAKLGKGDFLVAEADESDGSFLKLSPTITIVTNIDDDHLDYYKTFENLKEAFIKHINSIPFYGFAILCVNDPVVKSILNRVTRKYFTYGLVPQGTNVDADFTAKNIKLGPQGSIFDVYSNKKLVGNFALNASGAHNVQNALSSICCGLELGISIQKIKNALKDFGGVGRRLEIKGRIGLAGEKEEIIFIDDYGHHPTEILATLKALKNSYPSKRVAAIFQPHRYSRTKILYKKFGKVFGNADLVRLCEIYPAGEKPLPGVSAKLILNEVKKHHKNIQLFNFDSFVKEIRPGDVVLTLGAGDVWKLNGKIQECAKK
- a CDS encoding redox-regulated ATPase YchF produces the protein MKVGIIGLEYAGKKSLFSLLTGIKRDGYQQSKEEIGVVNVPDERIEYLAKFYNTEKKTYSKIEFYLLPSIEKGSQEKSKALLEAKEVDMFAIVVRQFTDDNVFHPL